TTGTTTTCATACTGCTGTCCGTTCTGCTGACTGCCAAAGCTTCGGCAAGTACTGATACCCCTGAGAAGGATCAGCTTGATGTAACGCAGTGGCTGCAGGCTGGCCCCGTTTTACAAATCCTGCCGGCTTTCCACGATGTCTCCAATATTCGCGGCAACACTTTTGGGCTGCGTGAGCTCATGGATACCGAACTCATTTCCCCGGCCGATATCGATCCCGTCAGCGGTACGGAGCTGCTTAACCGTTTCGGCACGAGTATCCGATGGCATGAGCGTGCCTTCGAAACCGGAAATGAAACCTTCTCAGTTGCTGAAGAGGCGCATCAGTTTCATACCTACTACCTTGCAACACAGCTTCACACCAACCGGTGGACGGAATCTAACCTCACCCTGACCTCTCCTCATGCGATGGCGCTGTATGTGAACGGGGAGCGCATGAATACCAAAACGAGCATCCAAAGCGGAGATGCCGATGCCGGAACCCTCACCCAAAACCTGCAGCTTGAGCGGGGGCGGCACACCATTCTGGTAAAGCTGATGTCCGGCAACGATACAGAAGTCAGCTCAGGCTTTTCCGCAAAGCTATCCTATGATGCTGTTTATGAGGATGCCTTCACGGTTTCGACCTCCCCGCAGCGTCCGCTTGCGCTTGATCACCTGATGACGCTGCCCGAAACGACCGGCATCTCCATTTCCGCTGAAGGCACCTATGTGGCCGTCGTCGTGCGACAGGGCAATCCCGAAACCGGTAGCTGGGACAACTGGATCGAGCTGCGCAATTTCGAAACCGGTGAAACGGTACAGACCTGGCGCGGCGGCATGCGCATCACCGGCATCAACTGGTCGGATAAAGATCACATCCTCACCTACACTACCCGAAGCGGAAACAAGGGTACCATCTGGCAGATTGACCTGAAAGCCGGTACGCACGAACCTATTTTGCAGGATGTAGAGCATCTCGGCGGGCATCAGTGGGGGCCGGACAACAGCTTCCTGCTGTTTACTGCGCAGGAGCGTCCCGCGGCCAACAGCACCGGCGTTCAGCGGCTCGACGGCATGCACGACCGCTACCCGACCTGGCGGCACCGAAGCTTCATTTTTCGTCTTGACCCCGCGACCGGGGCAACGGAGCGTCTCACTGCCGGCATCCTGAGCACCGGCATGGGCGGCATCAGTCCCGACGGCACGCAGCTCGTGTTCAGCCGCACCCATGTGGACTACAGCACACGGCCCTTCACCTACGCCGAAATGCTGCTGATGGACCTCCGCACCCTCGAGACCGAAACCCTGTTCGAAGCGCCCTGGGTTGGGGGCGGCAGCTTCTCCCCCGATGGCCGTCAGCTCCTGCTCACCGGCAGCCCCAACGCCTTCGGCGATACCGGGCGCACCGTGGAAGGCCTTGCCAACGACTACGACTCGCAGGCTTACCTCTTCGACCTGCAAACCCGTGAAGTCCGCAGCATCACGCGTCAGCTTGATCCCAATGTAAGCAGCGCGCAATGGGGGCACGACGGGCGTCACATCTACATCACCGGCGGGGAAAAGAGCCGCACCGCGGTTTTCCGCTATGATGTCCGCAACGACCGCTTCGAGCGGCTCGATACCGGCGTTGATGTAACCTCCGGATTTACAGTGGCTTCAAATGCCCGCCGGGCGGCTTATATCGGGCACGGCATCAACGATCCACACAAAGCCTACACCTTCGACCTGCGCCGCGACCGCGCCAACATGATTCACTTTGCGGCTGCCGACACCTACCGGCATGTGCGCTTCGGCAGCTCCCGCGACTGGGTCTTCACCCTCGAGGATGGCACCGAAATTGACGGACACGTGTACTACCCCATCGATTTTGATGAAAGCCGTCAGTATCCCGTCATCGTGTACTACTACGGCGGCACCGCGCCGGTCAGCCGCGCCTTTTCCGGTCGCTACCCCAAGGAGCTGTATGCAGCGCACGGTTACATCGTGTATGTCCTGCAGCCAAGCGGTACGACGGGCTTTGGTCAGGAATTCTCGCAGCGGCACCTCAATGACTGGGGCATCCGGGTTTCGGGGGAAATCATCGAGAGCGTGAAAGGCTTCCTCGACGCGCATCCCTACGCTGACCGCGAGCGCGTAGGTGCCATTGGCGCCTCCTTCGGCGGGTTTATGACCATGCTGCTGCTCACCGAAACCGACATGTTTGCCGCTGCGGTCTCCCATGCGGGTATCAGCAACATCACGAGCTACTGGGGCGACGGCTTCTGGGGCTACCTGTACAGCTCCGTCGCTTCGGCCAATTCCTTCCCATGGGATAGCCCCGAAATTTACGTCGATCAGAGTCCCATCTTCCGGGCCGACCGCGTTCGCACCCCGCTGCTGCTGCTGCACGGACTTTCCGACACCAACGTGCCGCCCTCGGAAAGCATGCAATTCTTCACCGCCCTCACCCTGCTCGGCGCCGACGTAGAGTATGTCACCATAGCCGATCAGGACCACCATATCGTGGACTACAACAAATTCATCCTCTGGAAAAACACCATCATCAGCTACTTCGACCGCTACCTGAAAGATCAGCCTGAGTGGTGGAATCATAAGTATCCGGATTGATGGATGGTAGAACAAGTTGGTTACACCCGGCTCGAGTTAACCATTTCCGCGCAAAGGCTGTGAATGCGGATGCCCACGGGAATAGTTAACTTATTCCGGAGTCAAACCAAAAACGAAGGGCTAAACAGCTGCTTTATGATGCCGCATCAGATTTCCCGAATAAGGATAACCGGATACAAATCCATCCAATCCTGCGACCTTGCGTTAGGAAAGCTCAATATTTTGATTGGCCCGAACGGTGCTGGCAAATCCAATTTTATCAGCTTTTTTCGGCTTCTCCGGCACCTTTTTAGCCATAATCTGCAGTTTTATGTTGGAAAGCAGGGCGGGCCCGACG
This genomic stretch from Cyclonatronum proteinivorum harbors:
- a CDS encoding S9 family peptidase, which produces MTVHNFLKNRFLVVFILLSVLLTAKASASTDTPEKDQLDVTQWLQAGPVLQILPAFHDVSNIRGNTFGLRELMDTELISPADIDPVSGTELLNRFGTSIRWHERAFETGNETFSVAEEAHQFHTYYLATQLHTNRWTESNLTLTSPHAMALYVNGERMNTKTSIQSGDADAGTLTQNLQLERGRHTILVKLMSGNDTEVSSGFSAKLSYDAVYEDAFTVSTSPQRPLALDHLMTLPETTGISISAEGTYVAVVVRQGNPETGSWDNWIELRNFETGETVQTWRGGMRITGINWSDKDHILTYTTRSGNKGTIWQIDLKAGTHEPILQDVEHLGGHQWGPDNSFLLFTAQERPAANSTGVQRLDGMHDRYPTWRHRSFIFRLDPATGATERLTAGILSTGMGGISPDGTQLVFSRTHVDYSTRPFTYAEMLLMDLRTLETETLFEAPWVGGGSFSPDGRQLLLTGSPNAFGDTGRTVEGLANDYDSQAYLFDLQTREVRSITRQLDPNVSSAQWGHDGRHIYITGGEKSRTAVFRYDVRNDRFERLDTGVDVTSGFTVASNARRAAYIGHGINDPHKAYTFDLRRDRANMIHFAAADTYRHVRFGSSRDWVFTLEDGTEIDGHVYYPIDFDESRQYPVIVYYYGGTAPVSRAFSGRYPKELYAAHGYIVYVLQPSGTTGFGQEFSQRHLNDWGIRVSGEIIESVKGFLDAHPYADRERVGAIGASFGGFMTMLLLTETDMFAAAVSHAGISNITSYWGDGFWGYLYSSVASANSFPWDSPEIYVDQSPIFRADRVRTPLLLLHGLSDTNVPPSESMQFFTALTLLGADVEYVTIADQDHHIVDYNKFILWKNTIISYFDRYLKDQPEWWNHKYPD